A window of the Carassius carassius chromosome 36, fCarCar2.1, whole genome shotgun sequence genome harbors these coding sequences:
- the LOC132116602 gene encoding phospholipase A2 inhibitor NAI-like: MDLQISAFLLFVLFTAGHSLSCYQCRNDTGSCADLGNITCPSGYSKCMNVTTVWKVGATNVNGRYCAGNCTSGSMNYGFAQVLYSCCDTDLCNVQDAPDPSTNTPNGKKCYYCAGQNCSNTVNCSGSEDHCISIAVNSNESQLLKGCVSKSICDYANISFSSVHGISCCEGDLCNDFYNVTQNINITQNIIQNNIQNITQNIIQNVIQNVPQSVPQNVSQNVTQNVTQSVTQNVTQSVTQKVPQSSNSAKSITQGFMLLLIVNLIK, translated from the exons ATGGATCTGCAAATCTCAGCTTTTCTTCTGTTTGTTCTTTTCACTGCAG GACACTCTCTCAGCTGCTATCAGTGCAGGAATGATACGGGTTCTTGTGCGGATCTTGGGAATATAACATGTCCCAGTGGATATTCCAAGTGCATGAATGTAACAACAGTATGGAAAGTTG gTGCAACTAACGTGAATGGTAGATATTGTGCTGGTAACTGTACAAGTGGGTCGATGAACTACGGGTTTGCACAGGTTTTATATTCCTGCTGTGACACTGACCTTTGTAATGTCCAAGATGCTCCAG ATCCCAGCACTAACACTCCCAATGGAAAGAAATGTTACTATTGTGCTGGTCAGAACTGCTCAAACACAGTGAACTGTTCAGGGAGTGAAGACCACTGCATTTCAATCGCAG TGAATTCCAATGAATCACAGCTTCTAAAAGGCTGTGTCTCTAAATCTATTTGTGATTATGCCAACATATCTTTTAGTAGTGTTCATGGCATCTCATGTTGTGAGGGGGACTTGTGTAATGATTTTTATAATGTCACCCAGAACATCAACATCACCCAGAACATCATCCAGAACAATATACAGAACATCACTCAAAACATCATCCAGAACGTCATCCAGAACGTCCCCCAGAGCGTCCCCCAGAATGTCTCTCAAAACGTCACTCAAAATGTCACTCAGAGCGTCACTCAAAATGTCACTCAGAGCGTCACTCAGAAAGTCCCCCAGAGTAGTAACAGTGCTAAGAGTATCACCCAGGGCTTCATGTTATTATTGATTGTTAACTTAATTAAGTAA
- the LOC132116597 gene encoding urokinase plasminogen activator surface receptor-like isoform X2: MDMQISAFLLFVLFTAGHSLSCYQCRNDTGSCADLGNITCPSGYSKCMNVTTVSQFGATKVNGRYCAGYCTSGSMNYGSVQVSYSCCDTDLCNVPDAPDPSTNTPNGKKCYYCAGLNCSNTVNCSGSEDHCISMAVNSNESQLLKGCVSKSICDYANIPFSSVHGISCCEGDLCNDFYNVTQNINITQNIIQNNIQNIIQNIIQNVIQNFTQNIIQSVTQSVTQNVTQNVTQGITQSVTQKVPQSTNSAKSITQGFMLLLIVNIIK; this comes from the exons ATGGATATGCAAATCTCAGCTTTTCTTCTGTTTGTTCTTTTCACTGCAG GACACTCTCTCAGCTGCTATCAGTGCAGGAATGATACGGGTTCTTGTGCGGATCTTGGGAATATAACATGTCCCAGTGGATATTCCAAGTGCATGAATGTAACAACAGTATCGCAATTTG GTGCAACTAAAGTGAATGGTAGATATTGTGCTGGTTACTGTACAAGTGGGTCGATGAACTATGGCTCTGTACAGGTTTCTTATTCCTGCTGTGACACTGACCTTTGTAACGTCCCAGATGCTCCAG ATCCCAGCACTAACACTCCCAATGGAAAGAAATGTTACTATTGTGCTGGTCTGAACTGCTCAAACACAGTGAACTGTTCAGGGAGTGAAGACCACTGCATTTCAATGGCAG TGAATTCCAATGAATCACAGCTTCTAAAAGGCTGTGTCTCTAAATCTATTTGTGATTATGCCAACATACCTTTTAGTAGTGTTCATGGCATCTCATGTTGTGAGGGGGACTTGTGTAATGACTTTTATAATGTCACCCAGAACATCAACATCACCCAGAACATCATCCAGAACAATATACAAAACATCATCCAAAACATCATCCAGAACGTCATCCAGAACTTCACCCAGAACATCATCCAGAGC GTCACACAGAGCGTCACTCAAAACGTCACTCAAAACGTCACTCAGGGCATCACTCAGAGCGTCACTCAGAAAGTCCCCCAGAGTACTAACAGTGCTAAGAGTATCACCCAGGGCTTCATGTTATTATTGATTGTGAACATAATTAAGTAA
- the LOC132116597 gene encoding fap1 adhesin-like isoform X1 has product MDMQISAFLLFVLFTAGHSLSCYQCRNDTGSCADLGNITCPSGYSKCMNVTTVSQFGATKVNGRYCAGYCTSGSMNYGSVQVSYSCCDTDLCNVPDAPDPSTNTPNGKKCYYCAGLNCSNTVNCSGSEDHCISMAVNSNESQLLKGCVSKSICDYANIPFSSVHGISCCEGDLCNDFYNVTQNINITQNIIQNNIQNIIQNIIQNVIQNFTQNIIQSVTQNIPQSITQSVTQTVPQSNTQNATQNVPQSVTQNATQNVPQSVTQNATQSVTLKVTQSVTQNVTQNVTQGITQSVTQKVPQSTNSAKSITQGFMLLLIVNIIK; this is encoded by the exons ATGGATATGCAAATCTCAGCTTTTCTTCTGTTTGTTCTTTTCACTGCAG GACACTCTCTCAGCTGCTATCAGTGCAGGAATGATACGGGTTCTTGTGCGGATCTTGGGAATATAACATGTCCCAGTGGATATTCCAAGTGCATGAATGTAACAACAGTATCGCAATTTG GTGCAACTAAAGTGAATGGTAGATATTGTGCTGGTTACTGTACAAGTGGGTCGATGAACTATGGCTCTGTACAGGTTTCTTATTCCTGCTGTGACACTGACCTTTGTAACGTCCCAGATGCTCCAG ATCCCAGCACTAACACTCCCAATGGAAAGAAATGTTACTATTGTGCTGGTCTGAACTGCTCAAACACAGTGAACTGTTCAGGGAGTGAAGACCACTGCATTTCAATGGCAG TGAATTCCAATGAATCACAGCTTCTAAAAGGCTGTGTCTCTAAATCTATTTGTGATTATGCCAACATACCTTTTAGTAGTGTTCATGGCATCTCATGTTGTGAGGGGGACTTGTGTAATGACTTTTATAATGTCACCCAGAACATCAACATCACCCAGAACATCATCCAGAACAATATACAAAACATCATCCAAAACATCATCCAGAACGTCATCCAGAACTTCACCCAGAACATCATCCAGAGCGTCACTCAAAACATCCCCCAGAGCATCACCCAGAGCGTCACTCAAACTGTCCCCCAGAGTAACACTCAAAACGCCACCCAGAACGTCCCCCAGAGCGTCACTCAAAATGCCACCCAAAACGTTCCCCAGAGCGTCACTCAAAACGCCACCCAGAGCGTCACTTTAAAGGTCACACAGAGCGTCACTCAAAACGTCACTCAAAACGTCACTCAGGGCATCACTCAGAGCGTCACTCAGAAAGTCCCCCAGAGTACTAACAGTGCTAAGAGTATCACCCAGGGCTTCATGTTATTATTGATTGTGAACATAATTAAGTAA